In a single window of the Caulobacter soli genome:
- a CDS encoding DUF1842 domain-containing protein, whose translation MADDIGTLHTQKAADDAVGLYFVKAVVGKVGTPGAPIVNLALTVQAASGHVSGIAEISQAIDRGQHRFPVSGQIYQTGFGPNHQLVSLSGEFVYSVPPPAIGSFLAKFTAALSVDKSWNGSGGFNYLNTHVENVPVKHIA comes from the coding sequence ATGGCTGACGACATCGGTACGCTTCACACCCAAAAGGCCGCGGACGACGCGGTGGGCCTCTATTTCGTCAAGGCGGTGGTCGGCAAGGTCGGCACGCCCGGCGCGCCGATCGTCAATCTGGCGCTGACCGTCCAGGCCGCTTCGGGCCATGTCAGCGGCATCGCCGAGATCAGCCAGGCGATCGACAGGGGCCAGCACCGCTTCCCGGTCAGCGGCCAGATCTATCAGACGGGCTTTGGGCCCAACCACCAGTTGGTCTCGCTGAGCGGCGAGTTCGTCTACAGCGTGCCGCCGCCGGCCATCGGCTCGTTCCTGGCCAAGTTCACCGCGGCCCTGTCGGTTGACAAGTCGTGGAACGGCTCGGGCGGGTTCAACTATCTGAACACCCATGTCGAGAACGTGCCGGTCAAGCACATCGCTTAG
- a CDS encoding Gfo/Idh/MocA family protein, translating into MNDLASRRGFLLAAGLAGAMAGLPAQGVTQEVAAPGMDPNATPKHRIRFSVIGLDHYHIMSMTAAVKRGGGELVSVYATDPKQIADFRKQFGDVPLARSEDEILQDKSIQLVAAAPVPDQRTPLGLRVMAAGKDYLSDKPGIITLAQLAQVRAAVKKTGRKYAIMYSERLEVPAAIKAGELVQAGAIGKVVQSVNLAPHRIGAVRPDWFWDKARYGGILTDIGSHQADQFLFYTGSKTAHVVASQTGNLNNTAHPKFEDFGDMTLTGDGGTGYVRVDWFTPDGLGVWGDGRLFLLGTEGYIELRKYVDPTGRPGGDHLLIVDKKQARYIDCSKVVLPFGSQFVADIVERTSIAQDQEQALLAAELVLTAQKNATRPVTA; encoded by the coding sequence ATGAACGATCTGGCCAGTCGGCGCGGCTTTCTGCTGGCGGCGGGGCTCGCGGGCGCCATGGCGGGCCTGCCCGCCCAGGGCGTGACCCAGGAAGTCGCCGCGCCGGGCATGGACCCGAACGCCACGCCCAAGCATCGCATCCGCTTCTCGGTGATCGGTCTCGACCACTATCACATCATGAGCATGACGGCGGCGGTGAAGCGGGGCGGGGGCGAGCTGGTCAGCGTCTACGCTACCGACCCCAAGCAGATCGCCGACTTCCGCAAGCAGTTCGGCGACGTGCCCCTGGCGCGCAGCGAGGACGAGATCCTGCAGGACAAGTCGATCCAGCTGGTCGCCGCCGCCCCGGTCCCCGACCAGCGTACGCCGCTGGGCCTGCGGGTGATGGCGGCGGGCAAGGACTATCTGTCGGACAAGCCGGGCATCATCACCCTGGCTCAACTGGCCCAGGTGCGCGCGGCGGTGAAGAAGACCGGCCGCAAGTACGCGATCATGTATTCCGAGCGCCTGGAGGTGCCGGCGGCGATCAAGGCCGGCGAACTGGTCCAGGCCGGGGCGATCGGCAAGGTGGTCCAGAGCGTCAACCTGGCGCCGCACCGGATCGGGGCGGTCCGTCCCGACTGGTTCTGGGACAAGGCCCGCTACGGCGGCATCCTGACCGACATCGGCTCGCACCAGGCCGACCAGTTCCTGTTCTACACCGGCAGCAAGACCGCTCACGTGGTCGCCTCGCAGACCGGCAACCTCAACAACACCGCCCATCCGAAGTTCGAGGATTTCGGCGACATGACCCTGACCGGCGACGGCGGCACGGGCTATGTCCGCGTCGACTGGTTCACGCCCGACGGCCTTGGCGTCTGGGGCGACGGCCGCCTCTTCCTGCTGGGAACCGAGGGCTATATCGAGCTGCGCAAGTACGTCGATCCGACCGGCCGGCCCGGCGGCGACCACCTGCTGATCGTCGACAAGAAGCAGGCCCGCTACATCGACTGCTCCAAGGTGGTCCTGCCGTTCGGTTCGCAGTTCGTCGCCGACATCGTCGAGCGCACCTCGATCGCCCAGGACCAGGAGCAGGCCCTGCTGGCCGCCGAGCTGGTGCTGACCGCCCAGAAGAACGCCACCCGGCCGGTCACGGCCTGA
- the purS gene encoding phosphoribosylformylglycinamidine synthase subunit PurS encodes MKAKVQVFLKPGVLDVQGKAVEAALHGLGWADVSGVRVGRTIEFDLTQTDAAKAEGEVKAMCDKLLANTVIESYRVEIA; translated from the coding sequence ATGAAAGCCAAGGTTCAAGTGTTCCTCAAGCCCGGCGTCCTGGACGTTCAGGGCAAGGCCGTCGAAGCCGCCCTGCACGGCCTGGGCTGGGCCGACGTCTCGGGCGTGCGGGTGGGCCGCACCATCGAGTTCGACCTTACCCAGACCGACGCGGCCAAGGCCGAAGGCGAGGTCAAGGCCATGTGCGACAAGCTGCTGGCCAACACGGTCATCGAAAGCTACCGCGTCGAGATCGCCTGA
- a CDS encoding spinster family MFS transporter → MAESNRPGGATPPLSQVGATPLYSNGYKAAVLGLLLATYTFNFIDRTIIATIGQAIKVDLKLTDTQLGLLGGLYFALLYTLLGIPIARMAERWNRVTIISVSLVIWSGFTALCGSAASFAQLALYRFGVGVGEAGCSPPSHSLISDYYEPKKRASALSIYSFGIPLGTMFGAVAGGWLAQEFSWRVAFVIVGLPGILLAVLVKLLVKEPPRGHSEIKERPLEAEDVVLEPAKPPFSLAAEFSEIWAVMKVLFGKWPVLHMMLGVTIASFGSYGSNAFVPPYFVRGFGLGLAQVGLIVGLIGGFSAGVGTLVGGFLTDWAGKRSAKWYALVPAIGLLIAAPIYIAAYLQPDWKTMALILLVPGIFHYTYLAPTFGVVQNSVEPRRRATATALLFFFLNLIALGGGPVFTGWLIDHLARFHFNHPEASTIFHALGGSFTDPGPANFNVQCPGGLAPKGSPADLARACHDAMARATQQGIVVSVCFYAWAALHYALAAIGMVKHMRERAAAQA, encoded by the coding sequence ATGGCGGAGTCGAACAGGCCCGGCGGCGCGACGCCGCCATTGTCTCAGGTCGGCGCGACGCCGCTGTATTCGAACGGTTACAAGGCCGCGGTGCTGGGGCTGCTGCTGGCCACCTACACCTTCAACTTCATCGACCGCACGATCATCGCCACCATCGGCCAGGCCATCAAGGTCGACCTCAAGCTGACCGACACCCAGCTGGGCCTGCTGGGCGGGCTCTATTTCGCCCTGCTCTACACCCTGCTGGGCATCCCGATCGCCCGCATGGCCGAGCGCTGGAACCGGGTGACGATCATCTCGGTGTCTCTGGTGATCTGGTCGGGCTTCACGGCCCTTTGCGGCAGCGCCGCCAGCTTCGCCCAACTGGCCCTCTACCGCTTCGGCGTCGGGGTCGGCGAGGCAGGCTGCTCGCCGCCATCGCACTCGCTGATCAGCGACTATTACGAGCCCAAGAAGCGCGCCTCGGCCCTGTCGATCTATTCGTTCGGCATCCCCCTGGGCACGATGTTCGGCGCCGTGGCCGGCGGCTGGCTGGCCCAGGAGTTCAGCTGGCGCGTGGCCTTCGTGATCGTCGGCCTGCCGGGCATCCTGCTGGCGGTGCTGGTCAAGCTGTTGGTCAAGGAACCGCCGCGCGGCCATTCGGAGATCAAGGAACGGCCGCTCGAGGCCGAGGACGTCGTGCTGGAACCGGCCAAACCGCCGTTCTCGCTGGCCGCCGAGTTCAGCGAGATCTGGGCGGTGATGAAGGTGCTGTTCGGCAAGTGGCCGGTGCTGCACATGATGCTGGGCGTGACCATCGCCTCGTTCGGCTCCTACGGCTCCAACGCGTTCGTGCCGCCCTATTTCGTCCGTGGCTTCGGCCTGGGCCTGGCCCAAGTGGGCCTGATCGTCGGGCTGATCGGCGGCTTCTCGGCCGGGGTCGGCACCCTGGTCGGCGGCTTCCTGACCGACTGGGCCGGCAAGCGCAGCGCCAAGTGGTACGCCCTGGTGCCCGCCATCGGCCTGCTGATCGCCGCGCCGATCTACATCGCCGCCTACCTCCAGCCCGACTGGAAGACCATGGCGCTGATCCTGCTGGTCCCCGGCATCTTCCACTATACCTACCTGGCGCCCACCTTCGGCGTCGTCCAGAACTCGGTCGAGCCACGCCGCCGAGCCACCGCCACGGCCCTGCTGTTCTTCTTCCTCAACCTGATCGCCCTGGGCGGCGGGCCGGTGTTCACCGGCTGGCTGATCGATCACCTGGCGCGGTTCCACTTCAACCATCCCGAGGCGTCGACGATCTTCCACGCCCTGGGCGGGTCGTTCACCGACCCGGGCCCGGCCAACTTCAACGTCCAGTGCCCCGGCGGCCTGGCCCCCAAGGGTTCGCCCGCCGACCTGGCCAGGGCCTGCCACGACGCCATGGCCCGCGCGACCCAGCAGGGCATCGTCGTCTCGGTGTGCTTCTACGCCTGGGCCGCCCTGCACTACGCCCTGGCCGCGATCGGCATGGTCAAGCACATGCGGGAACGGGCGGCGGCGCAGGCTTAG
- a CDS encoding cupin domain-containing protein, translating into MKITKRDIAIAAGAAVLTLAGVAVAQAPKPALLGPSVFTWEDMKPHDTDVGTYAQLTKGPTATLEELEMHVTTLRPGTSSHPPHTHPNEELVIIREGQVETLSGGVWKKVGPGGVIFNASNSPHALRNIGTTTAVYHVINWKSGK; encoded by the coding sequence ATGAAGATCACCAAGCGCGATATCGCGATCGCCGCCGGCGCGGCTGTCTTGACCCTGGCGGGCGTCGCCGTCGCCCAGGCGCCAAAGCCGGCCCTGTTGGGCCCGTCGGTGTTCACCTGGGAGGACATGAAACCGCACGACACCGACGTCGGCACCTATGCCCAGCTCACCAAGGGGCCGACGGCGACCCTGGAGGAGCTGGAGATGCACGTCACCACCCTGCGCCCCGGAACCAGCTCGCACCCGCCGCACACCCATCCCAACGAGGAACTGGTGATCATCCGCGAGGGCCAGGTCGAGACCCTGTCCGGCGGCGTCTGGAAGAAGGTCGGGCCGGGCGGCGTGATCTTCAACGCGTCCAACAGCCCGCACGCGCTGCGGAACATCGGGACGACGACGGCGGTCTATCACGTGATCAACTGGAAGAGCGGGAAGTAG
- a CDS encoding M13 family metallopeptidase, whose protein sequence is MRNILLAAASALALSMTVTAALAADPAAKPMYGDWGVDLTAGDKSVSPGADFDKYANGAWAARTKIPDDQASAGASYDVYNRSQDQLRTLIETADASTQIGALYKSFLDEAKVEAIDDKPLKADLAKIAAIKTKADFAVAMGGAQSGFGGGVFSLDIYPDAKNPELNTLYIGQAGLGLPDRDYYLTDGFKPQLAAYAAFVERALKMAGYPDAAKSAAEVVAFETKIAKVSWEVAERRDIDKTYNPTTVAELNAYAPFPWSPYLAAAGMPGLTKVVLGEKTAVRDIAKVYDETPLETLKAWQTFNVIAETSPYLSKRFVDSRFEYVKVLTGQSALRPRWKRGVVLVDGSLGEVVGQTYVAKYFPPSSKAQMVALIANLKTAMAARIQKAPWMSPATKTEALEKLSKMQVMVGYPDKWRDYSGLKLDVNDLYGNVAASRRFEWAYTLSDLGKPVDHGKWGMTPQTVNAYNGGLENKIVFPAGILQAPFFDPAADPAVNYGAIGAVIGHEISHGFDDQGRKIDAKGQLRDWWTPEDAKRFDAQADVLGKQYDAYEPVPGSHINGKLTMGENIADLAGLQVSLDAYHASLGGKPAPVIGGLTGDQRLFLAFAQSWQEKARDDSLKQQMASDPHAPSSFRVVGPTRNVDAWYDAFGVKPGDTYYLKPEDRSRVW, encoded by the coding sequence ATGCGCAACATCCTGCTGGCGGCGGCTTCGGCGCTCGCCTTGTCGATGACCGTCACCGCGGCCCTCGCGGCCGATCCCGCCGCCAAACCGATGTACGGTGACTGGGGCGTCGACCTGACCGCCGGCGACAAGTCGGTTTCGCCCGGCGCCGACTTCGACAAGTACGCCAACGGCGCCTGGGCCGCGCGCACCAAGATCCCCGACGACCAGGCCTCGGCCGGGGCCAGCTACGACGTCTACAATCGCTCGCAGGACCAGCTGCGCACCTTGATCGAGACGGCCGACGCCTCCACCCAGATCGGCGCGCTCTACAAGAGCTTCCTCGACGAAGCCAAGGTCGAGGCGATCGACGACAAGCCGCTGAAGGCCGACCTGGCCAAGATCGCCGCCATCAAGACCAAGGCCGACTTCGCCGTGGCCATGGGCGGCGCCCAGAGCGGGTTCGGCGGCGGCGTGTTCTCGCTGGACATCTATCCGGACGCCAAGAACCCCGAGCTCAACACCCTCTATATCGGTCAGGCGGGCCTAGGCCTGCCCGACCGCGACTACTACCTGACCGACGGCTTCAAGCCGCAGTTGGCGGCCTATGCCGCCTTTGTCGAGCGGGCCCTGAAGATGGCCGGCTATCCCGACGCGGCCAAGTCGGCCGCCGAGGTCGTGGCCTTCGAGACCAAGATCGCCAAGGTCAGTTGGGAGGTCGCCGAGCGCCGCGACATCGACAAGACCTACAACCCCACCACCGTCGCCGAGCTGAACGCCTACGCGCCGTTCCCCTGGTCGCCGTACCTGGCCGCGGCGGGCATGCCGGGCCTGACCAAGGTGGTGCTGGGCGAGAAGACCGCCGTGCGCGACATCGCCAAGGTCTATGACGAGACCCCGCTGGAGACGCTCAAGGCCTGGCAGACCTTCAACGTCATCGCCGAGACCTCGCCGTACCTTTCCAAGCGCTTCGTCGACAGCCGCTTCGAGTACGTCAAGGTCCTGACCGGCCAGTCGGCCCTGCGTCCCCGCTGGAAGCGCGGCGTGGTGCTGGTGGACGGCAGCCTGGGCGAGGTGGTCGGCCAGACCTATGTCGCCAAGTACTTCCCGCCCAGCTCCAAGGCCCAGATGGTCGCGCTGATCGCCAACCTGAAGACGGCCATGGCGGCGCGGATTCAGAAGGCCCCGTGGATGAGCCCCGCGACCAAGACCGAGGCGCTGGAGAAGCTCTCCAAGATGCAGGTGATGGTCGGCTATCCCGACAAGTGGCGCGACTATTCGGGCCTGAAGCTGGACGTGAACGACCTCTACGGCAACGTCGCGGCCAGCCGGCGCTTCGAGTGGGCCTATACGCTGAGCGACCTGGGCAAGCCGGTCGATCACGGCAAGTGGGGCATGACCCCGCAGACCGTGAACGCCTACAACGGCGGGCTGGAGAACAAGATCGTGTTCCCGGCCGGCATCCTGCAGGCCCCGTTCTTCGACCCGGCCGCCGATCCGGCGGTGAACTACGGCGCGATCGGCGCGGTCATCGGCCACGAGATCAGCCACGGCTTCGACGACCAGGGCCGCAAGATCGACGCCAAGGGCCAGCTGCGCGACTGGTGGACGCCCGAGGACGCCAAGCGCTTCGACGCCCAGGCCGACGTGCTGGGCAAGCAGTACGACGCCTACGAACCCGTGCCCGGCTCGCACATCAACGGCAAGCTGACCATGGGCGAGAACATCGCCGACCTGGCCGGGCTGCAGGTGTCGCTGGACGCCTACCACGCCTCGCTGGGCGGCAAGCCGGCCCCGGTGATCGGCGGACTGACCGGCGACCAGCGGCTGTTCCTGGCCTTCGCCCAGTCCTGGCAGGAAAAGGCCCGCGACGACTCGCTCAAGCAGCAGATGGCGTCCGACCCGCACGCGCCTTCGTCGTTCCGCGTGGTGGGCCCCACCCGCAACGTCGACGCCTGGTACGACGCCTTCGGGGTCAAGCCCGGCGACACCTACTATCTGAAACCGGAAGACCGCTCGCGGGTCTGGTGA
- the purB gene encoding adenylosuccinate lyase: MISRYSRPEAAAIWSSQTKYKIWFEIEAHAADAMAEIGVIPKLAAETIWEKGRDAVWDSDRIDEIERVTKHDVIAFLTHVSEIVGPEARFLHQGMTSSDVLDTCFAVQLSKATDLLLEDVDLILAALKRRALEHKMTVCVGRSHGIHAEPITFGLKLAGYYAEFQRAKERLAMAKFEIATCAISGAVGTFANVDPRVEQHVADKMGLVVEPVSTQVIPRDRHAAYFAALGVVASSVERLATEIRHLQRTEVLEAEEPFEVGQKGSSAMPHKRNPILTENLTGLARLVRSAVTPAMENVALWHERDISHSSVERGIGPDATIHLDFALRRLAGVIERFNIYPDNMAKNLDKLGGLVFSQRVMLALTQKGVSREDAYAAVQGNSMKVWRGEGRFIDFLKADPVVSKALSDAELEELFDYGYHTKNIDVIFKRVFGEQA, encoded by the coding sequence ATGATCAGCCGCTATTCCCGCCCCGAAGCCGCCGCCATCTGGTCCAGCCAGACCAAGTACAAGATCTGGTTCGAGATCGAGGCCCACGCCGCCGACGCCATGGCTGAGATCGGGGTCATCCCCAAGCTCGCCGCCGAGACGATCTGGGAAAAGGGCCGCGACGCGGTCTGGGACAGCGACCGCATCGACGAGATCGAGCGCGTCACCAAGCACGACGTCATCGCCTTCCTGACCCACGTGTCGGAAATCGTCGGTCCGGAAGCCCGCTTCCTGCACCAAGGCATGACCAGCAGCGACGTGCTGGACACCTGCTTCGCCGTGCAGCTGTCCAAGGCCACCGACCTGCTGCTGGAAGACGTCGACCTGATCCTGGCCGCGCTGAAGCGCCGGGCCCTGGAACACAAGATGACGGTGTGCGTCGGCCGCAGCCACGGCATCCACGCCGAGCCGATCACCTTCGGCCTGAAACTGGCCGGCTACTACGCCGAATTCCAGCGCGCCAAGGAGCGCCTGGCGATGGCCAAGTTCGAGATCGCCACCTGCGCGATCTCGGGCGCCGTCGGCACCTTCGCCAATGTCGATCCGCGCGTCGAACAGCACGTGGCCGACAAGATGGGCCTGGTCGTCGAGCCGGTCTCGACCCAGGTGATCCCGCGTGACCGTCACGCCGCCTATTTCGCCGCCCTGGGCGTGGTCGCCTCGTCGGTCGAGCGCCTGGCCACGGAAATCCGCCACCTGCAGCGCACCGAGGTGCTGGAGGCCGAGGAGCCGTTCGAGGTCGGGCAGAAAGGCTCGTCCGCGATGCCGCACAAGCGCAACCCGATCCTGACCGAGAACCTGACCGGTCTGGCCCGTCTGGTGCGCTCGGCCGTGACCCCGGCCATGGAGAACGTCGCCCTCTGGCACGAGCGCGACATCAGCCACTCGTCGGTCGAGCGCGGCATCGGGCCGGACGCCACCATCCACCTCGACTTCGCCCTGCGCCGCCTGGCCGGTGTGATCGAGCGCTTCAACATCTATCCCGACAACATGGCCAAGAACCTGGACAAGCTGGGCGGCCTGGTGTTCTCGCAGCGGGTCATGCTGGCCCTGACCCAGAAGGGCGTGTCGCGCGAGGACGCCTACGCCGCCGTGCAGGGCAACTCGATGAAGGTGTGGCGCGGCGAAGGCCGGTTCATCGACTTCCTGAAGGCCGACCCGGTGGTCTCCAAGGCCCTGTCAGACGCCGAGCTCGAGGAGCTGTTCGACTACGGCTACCACACCAAGAACATCGACGTGATCTTCAAGCGGGTGTTCGGCGAGCAGGCTTAG
- a CDS encoding Gfo/Idh/MocA family protein has translation MSSFKLSRRRMLQAGAAAAIGFPTVVPSTVFGQNAPSNRINIGVIGVGRIARGHDMAETFKYDHAQILAVCDLDSKRVELGKVLVNETYSKKFGRTWDGAVGYDDHHALLANKDLDAVIIATPDHQHAILGVHAVRAGKDVYLQKPASLTIAEGRYLSDAVAATDRIVQIGSQQRSQNPWPQFLRACELVRNGRIGQLKHVEVGLPGDPSGPEAPQMPVPPNLNYDAWLGSTPEAYYTEMRVHPQGSFDRPGWLRCEQFGAGMITGWGAHHVDTAHWGMDMEHSGPVEIWGSAEFPKSGLWNVHGKFLTHARYANGVTMDISGDFPNGVKFIGSEGWIFVARDAPVTSSDPSFGAKPTPALAASDPKILDSVIGPNEIHLRRSTEQHGDWLSSIRSRQPPSAPVEIGHRACSTCLLHHAAMKTGRRLHWDPKAERFIGDDAANALLSRPQRKPYTF, from the coding sequence ATGAGCAGCTTCAAACTCTCCCGCCGGCGGATGCTTCAGGCGGGCGCCGCGGCGGCCATCGGCTTTCCCACGGTCGTGCCCTCGACCGTGTTCGGCCAGAACGCGCCCAGCAACCGCATCAACATCGGCGTCATCGGCGTGGGCCGCATCGCCCGCGGCCACGACATGGCCGAGACCTTCAAGTACGACCATGCCCAGATCCTGGCGGTCTGCGACCTGGACTCCAAGCGGGTCGAGTTGGGCAAGGTGCTGGTCAACGAGACCTATTCCAAGAAGTTCGGCCGCACCTGGGACGGGGCCGTCGGTTATGACGACCACCACGCCCTGCTGGCCAACAAGGACCTGGACGCGGTGATCATCGCCACGCCGGACCACCAGCACGCCATCCTGGGCGTCCACGCGGTGCGGGCCGGCAAGGACGTCTATCTGCAGAAGCCGGCCTCGCTGACCATCGCCGAGGGCCGCTATCTCAGCGACGCCGTGGCCGCCACCGACCGCATCGTGCAGATCGGCTCGCAGCAGCGCTCGCAGAACCCCTGGCCGCAGTTCCTGCGGGCCTGCGAACTGGTCCGCAACGGCCGGATCGGTCAGCTCAAGCATGTCGAGGTCGGCCTGCCGGGCGATCCGTCGGGCCCCGAGGCGCCGCAAATGCCCGTGCCGCCGAACCTGAACTACGACGCCTGGCTGGGCTCGACGCCGGAGGCCTACTACACCGAGATGCGGGTCCATCCGCAGGGCTCGTTCGACCGGCCTGGTTGGCTGCGCTGCGAGCAGTTCGGGGCCGGCATGATCACCGGCTGGGGCGCGCACCACGTCGACACCGCCCACTGGGGCATGGACATGGAGCATTCGGGCCCGGTCGAGATCTGGGGCTCGGCCGAGTTCCCCAAGAGCGGACTGTGGAACGTGCATGGCAAGTTCCTGACCCACGCCCGCTACGCCAACGGCGTGACCATGGACATCTCGGGCGACTTCCCCAACGGCGTGAAGTTCATCGGCTCGGAGGGCTGGATCTTCGTGGCGCGCGACGCCCCCGTCACGTCCAGCGATCCCAGCTTCGGCGCCAAGCCGACACCGGCTCTGGCCGCCAGCGATCCGAAGATCCTGGATAGCGTGATCGGGCCGAACGAGATCCATCTGCGCCGCTCGACGGAGCAGCACGGCGATTGGCTCAGCTCGATCCGCAGCCGCCAGCCGCCCTCGGCTCCCGTCGAGATCGGCCACCGCGCCTGCTCGACCTGCCTGCTGCACCACGCGGCCATGAAGACCGGTCGCCGGCTGCACTGGGACCCCAAGGCCGAGCGCTTCATCGGCGACGACGCCGCCAACGCCCTGCTCAGCCGCCCCCAGCGCAAGCCCTACACCTTCTAG
- a CDS encoding DUF1476 domain-containing protein produces MTTFDEREQGFERKFALEQEQEFKATARRNRLLGEWAAELMGLATVEEYARAVVKSDFEQPGDEDVLRKVAGDLKGSGVNVGEGEVRRKMDELLALARGQIAAGE; encoded by the coding sequence ATGACCACCTTCGACGAACGCGAACAGGGTTTCGAACGCAAGTTCGCGCTGGAGCAGGAACAGGAATTCAAGGCGACCGCCCGTCGCAACCGCCTGCTGGGCGAATGGGCGGCCGAACTGATGGGCCTGGCGACGGTCGAGGAGTACGCCCGCGCCGTGGTGAAGTCCGATTTCGAACAACCGGGTGACGAAGACGTGCTGCGCAAGGTCGCCGGCGACCTGAAGGGTTCGGGCGTCAATGTCGGCGAGGGCGAGGTCCGTCGGAAGATGGACGAGCTGCTGGCCCTGGCCCGTGGGCAGATCGCCGCCGGCGAGTAA
- the purC gene encoding phosphoribosylaminoimidazolesuccinocarboxamide synthase → MTTRRKKIYEGKAKILYEGPEPGTLIQYFKDDATAFNAQKKAVLEGKGVINNRISEYMMTRLNAIGVQNHFIRRLSLREQLIKEVEIIPLEVVVRNIAAGSIATRLGLTEGTPLPRSIIEFYYKDDKLGDPMVSEEHITAFNWAATQEIDDMMATALRVNDYMSGLFSAVGITLVDFKIEFGRVYEGDFSRVILADEISPDSCRLWDSTTNEKMDKDRFRRDLGNVIESYTEVARRLGIMKEMPTVIQGGVH, encoded by the coding sequence ATGACGACCCGCCGCAAGAAGATCTACGAAGGCAAGGCCAAGATCCTGTACGAGGGTCCCGAGCCGGGCACCCTGATCCAGTACTTCAAGGACGACGCCACCGCCTTCAACGCCCAGAAGAAGGCCGTTCTCGAAGGCAAGGGCGTGATCAACAACCGCATCAGCGAGTACATGATGACTCGTCTGAACGCGATCGGCGTGCAGAACCACTTCATCCGCCGGCTCAGCCTGCGCGAGCAGCTGATCAAGGAAGTCGAGATCATCCCGCTTGAGGTCGTGGTCCGCAACATCGCCGCCGGCTCGATCGCCACGCGCCTAGGCCTGACCGAGGGCACGCCCCTGCCGCGCTCGATCATCGAATTCTACTACAAGGACGACAAGCTGGGCGACCCGATGGTCTCCGAAGAGCACATCACCGCGTTCAACTGGGCCGCCACCCAGGAGATCGACGACATGATGGCCACCGCCCTGCGCGTCAACGACTACATGAGCGGCCTGTTCAGCGCCGTCGGCATCACCCTGGTGGACTTCAAGATCGAGTTCGGCCGCGTCTACGAAGGCGACTTCAGCCGCGTGATCCTGGCCGACGAGATCAGCCCCGACAGCTGCCGCCTGTGGGACTCGACCACCAACGAGAAGATGGACAAGGACCGGTTCCGCCGCGACCTGGGCAACGTCATCGAAAGCTACACCGAGGTGGCCCGCCGCCTCGGCATCATGAAGGAAATGCCCACAGTCATCCAAGGCGGAGTGCACTGA
- a CDS encoding glutathione S-transferase family protein, translating into MEIVIGTKTWSSWSLRPWLALKRTGEAFKETLVELRQAGISDAEIAKHSPSHLVPVLKDGDLVIWDSLAICEYLAEKFPAARLWPADPTLRALGRSAAAEMHSGFSSLRGECPMALEEAPRAVAISEATQKDVRKIVERWNQLLKCSGGPFLVGEWSIADAFYTPVATRFRTYGVHLSDYGDAGPAGAYCERLLQAPEFLAWEADAVARGG; encoded by the coding sequence ATGGAAATCGTCATCGGCACCAAGACATGGTCCAGCTGGTCGCTGCGGCCCTGGCTGGCGCTCAAGCGCACGGGCGAGGCCTTCAAGGAGACCCTGGTCGAGCTGCGTCAGGCCGGGATTTCCGACGCCGAGATCGCCAAGCACTCGCCCAGCCATCTGGTGCCGGTGCTGAAGGACGGCGATCTGGTGATCTGGGACTCGCTGGCGATCTGCGAATATCTGGCCGAGAAGTTCCCCGCCGCCAGGCTGTGGCCGGCCGATCCCACCCTGCGGGCCCTGGGCCGTTCGGCGGCGGCCGAGATGCATTCGGGTTTCTCGTCGCTGCGCGGCGAATGCCCGATGGCCCTGGAGGAAGCGCCCCGCGCCGTGGCGATCTCGGAAGCCACCCAGAAGGACGTGCGCAAGATCGTCGAGCGCTGGAACCAGCTGCTCAAGTGCTCGGGCGGGCCGTTCCTGGTGGGCGAGTGGTCGATCGCCGACGCCTTCTACACGCCGGTGGCGACGCGGTTCCGCACCTACGGCGTCCATCTATCGGACTATGGCGACGCCGGTCCGGCCGGGGCCTATTGCGAGCGCCTGCTGCAGGCTCCGGAGTTCCTG